The Infirmifilum lucidum DNA segment AAAAAACCTGGGTCGAGAGTAGTGGGCGGCTCCCTGAACATAGACGGTGCCCTAAAAGTGGTAGTCCATGCATCTGGGGAAGACACCTATGTAGCGCGCGTCTCCAGGCTGATGGAGGAGCTCAGGCTGTCGAAATCTGGCATCGAGAGGCTAGCCGACAGGGTGGCCTTCTGGCTTACAGTTTCGATAATAGGTGTCTCTGCCCTCACCCTCATTGCTTGGCTGATGAGCGGCGCCCCCCTTAGTTTCGCCGTTGAGAGGATGGCCGCAGTCGCCGTGGTAGCGTGCCCGCACGCCTTGGGTCTGGCGATTCCAATGGTGGCTTACCGCGTGAGCACATTGTCCTCGGTGAGGAGCATCGTCATTAAGAAGCGGGAAGTACTCGACGTCTCCCCAAGAGTAGACACAATAGTCTTCGACAAGACTGGCACTCTAACGACGGGGGCGTTCAAAGTCGTCCAAATTGCACCCGCGAACGGCCACGCTGCCGATGAAGTTCTTAGACTGGCCGCCTCACTGGAGGCTTTCTCACCCCACCCGATAGCAAAGGCCATAGTCAGCGAAGCCAGGGAGAGGGGCATTGCACTGCTAAGCGTTGAGGAGTTTACATCTGTCCCCGGTGTAGGCGTAAGAGGGCGCGTGGCCGGCAGGACAGTCACGGTCTCTAGTCCAAGATATTCCGGCGTCGACCCGTGGGTAGATACGAGCGGGACTGCAGTCGTCGTAGCCGTTGACGGCGTTGAGGCTGGAGTTATAGTGCTCAGAGACCAGGTAAAGCCCGGGGCCGCTGAGGCTATAGGTGAACTCAAGAAGATGGGGTATAGAGTGTACATGCTTACTGGCGACAGGGAGGAGGTGGCACGTAGAGTAGCAGAGGAGCTTGAACTAGACGGGTACTTCGCGGAGCTGCTCCCGGAGGACAAGGTGAGCATCATCAGTGAGTTGCAGTCGAAAGGCCATGTAGTAGCAATGATTGGCGACGGCGTCAATGACGCGCCTGCGCTCGTAAAGGCGGATCTCGGGATAGCGTTGGGGGCTGGAACAGACATCGCGATAGAGAGTGCTGACGTAGTACTCGTCCGGGACGACCCTATGCTTGTACCAGAGTTCTTCAAATTGATGAAGAAGACTTATAGGAAAATGAAGGAGAACTTAGCATGGGCTGCCGGCTACAACGCTGTAACAGTGCCTCTCGCAGCAGGCGTGTTGAGCTCAGTGGGGGTTGTAGTATCACTTGCTATGGGAGCACTGCTAATGAGCATGAGCGACGTGATAGTAGTCTTAAACGCACAGCTCCTGAAGTGAGGAGCGCTACGTAGATAGATTAATAAACTTTCACGCGTGAATTGAACCGTGATAAACTACAAAATAGATGATAGAGCCTTCTCCTTCCTAAAAGAGGCAACGGAAGCAGTAGGCCCCTCGGGCTTCGAGGAACCTGTCCTCGCGCTTTTCAAAAACCACTACTCGAAGTACGCCGACGAAGTCAGGAGAGACAACCTCGGCTCGCTCGTACTCGTTAAGAGAGGCTCTAGCGAGACGCCACGCGTCCTCGTGGCAGGCCACGTAGACGAGGTAGGCTTCCTTGTAACAGGCATAACAAACGAGGGCTTCGTGAACTTCACGACGCTGGGCGGGTGGTTCGAGCAAGTACTACTGGCACAACGGGTTGTTATCAAGACGAAGAACGGCGAAGTCC contains these protein-coding regions:
- a CDS encoding heavy metal translocating P-type ATPase; amino-acid sequence: MAIDPVCGMKVDEEKAEHKLEYKGRVYYFCSKHCLEEFSKNPEKYTSAGKAETHAHEHHHADFRKRLFYSLLLTVPIVLFSPLVQQLGVRIDVPSKDAALLLFSTLLFLVGGEPFLRGAVGELKRRSPGMMVLVSLGITVSFFYSSYSLLSGMGETFFLELAMLIDVMLLGHYIESKVFSRALSSLGSIIQLLPDTAHLVHGGEVKDVPARSLTKGSIVLVKPGERVPADGVVLEGESSVDESLLTGESQPVPKKPGSRVVGGSLNIDGALKVVVHASGEDTYVARVSRLMEELRLSKSGIERLADRVAFWLTVSIIGVSALTLIAWLMSGAPLSFAVERMAAVAVVACPHALGLAIPMVAYRVSTLSSVRSIVIKKREVLDVSPRVDTIVFDKTGTLTTGAFKVVQIAPANGHAADEVLRLAASLEAFSPHPIAKAIVSEARERGIALLSVEEFTSVPGVGVRGRVAGRTVTVSSPRYSGVDPWVDTSGTAVVVAVDGVEAGVIVLRDQVKPGAAEAIGELKKMGYRVYMLTGDREEVARRVAEELELDGYFAELLPEDKVSIISELQSKGHVVAMIGDGVNDAPALVKADLGIALGAGTDIAIESADVVLVRDDPMLVPEFFKLMKKTYRKMKENLAWAAGYNAVTVPLAAGVLSSVGVVVSLAMGALLMSMSDVIVVLNAQLLK